The window AACAACACTAACAGCAGCTATCACATACGTACAAAGCAAAAAAGGATTAGCAAAATTCGTTGGATATGCAGATATAGACAAAGCTCCAGAAGAAAGAGAAAGAGGAATTACAATCAACATCACACACGTAGAATATGAGACAGAAAAAAGACACTATGCACACGTAGACTGCCCAGGACACGCAGACTACATCAAGAATATGATCACCGGTGCAGCACAAATGGACGGAGCAATCCTTGTAGTATCAGCAGCAGATGGACCAATGCCACAAACAAGAGAACACGTACTTCTTGCAAGACAAGTTAACGTACCATACATCGTAGTATTCTTAAACAAATGCGATATGGTGGATGACCCAGAATTGATAGACTTGGTAGAGATGGAAGTAAGAGAATTATTAAGCAAATACGACTTTCCAGGAGATGAAGTACCAGTAATAAGAGGGTCAGCACTTGGAGCATTAAACGATGACCCAAAATGGTTTGCATCAGTAGAAGAGTTATTAAAAGCAATGGATGAATACATACCAACACCTCCAAGAGAAACAGACAAACCATTCCTAATGGCAATAGAAGACGTATTCTCAATAACAGGAAGGGGAACAGTAGTAACAGGAAGAGTAGAAAGAGGAACATTAAAAGTAGGTGACGAAGTAGAGATAGTAGGATTATCAGAAGAGAAGAAGAAGACAGTAGTAACAGGAATAGAGATGTTCAGAAAACAATTAGATGAAGCAATAGCAGGTGACAACATAGGAGTCCTATTAAGAGGAATCACAAAAGACGAAGTAGAAAGAGGACAAGTATTAGCAAAACCAGGAACAATCACACCTCACAAGAAATTCAAAGCACAAGTTTACGTATTAAGCAAAGAAGAAGGTGGAAGACATACACCATTCTTCTTAGGATACAGACCACAGTTTTACATCAGAACAGCAGACATAACAGGAACAATAATAGGATTACCAGAAGGACAAGAGATGGTAATGCCAGGAGATAACGTAGAGTTAACAGTAGAGTTAATGGTGCCAGTAGCTATGGAAGAGCAAATGAGATTTGCTATCAGAGAAGGTGGAAAAACAGTAGGTGCTGGCGTTGTTACTAAAATACTTGAATAATTGTGAGGAATAGAAGATG of the Sulfurihydrogenibium sp. genome contains:
- the tuf gene encoding elongation factor Tu, with the protein product MAKEKFVRGKEHINVGTIGHVDHGKTTLTAAITYVQSKKGLAKFVGYADIDKAPEERERGITINITHVEYETEKRHYAHVDCPGHADYIKNMITGAAQMDGAILVVSAADGPMPQTREHVLLARQVNVPYIVVFLNKCDMVDDPELIDLVEMEVRELLSKYDFPGDEVPVIRGSALGALNDDPKWFASVEELLKAMDEYIPTPPRETDKPFLMAIEDVFSITGRGTVVTGRVERGTLKVGDEVEIVGLSEEKKKTVVTGIEMFRKQLDEAIAGDNIGVLLRGITKDEVERGQVLAKPGTITPHKKFKAQVYVLSKEEGGRHTPFFLGYRPQFYIRTADITGTIIGLPEGQEMVMPGDNVELTVELMVPVAMEEQMRFAIREGGKTVGAGVVTKILE